In the Chryseobacterium sp. MYb264 genome, one interval contains:
- a CDS encoding DUF5686 family protein: protein MTKLLSTLFLFFSALVFSQSEIKVFNKVSKQPVHNAAVYCDDDLLGKTDFNGHLSFKTKCKKVEILASNFEDALADVKKSMEVQMQPLSEKMDNIDRVVIQDKSDPSALRILDEVNKRAKENSPKSLDSYNFKSYTKFSIDVDKDSIDAYKGFLAIRKDSLSKVTQKDFKQKESQKKDSLINEDFINASEESQMFLWEKATEYKFSQKFGEKTNIIDNRMSGFKNPIYEALAINISNLDRVPRQLRPENRKLFNFYLSDTLQLDGRKTYVIKFKEIKDKKKQNPRKFNGKIYVDSETYALKKFESANKKRNEGDIVSVWKPINGKWFLDYEDIKLKMGDQTFNTSKKDSVKTDTLKKGQHLSDRQKYNRKTFGNYLYVKNRFFDFDFNEEQKAADFKGYSLEMKNSDGSLLQQYRTDSLTARESATYTKIDSFVEKHDFEKKLGFLTQLMRGNVRYKMIDFDIAKLFSYDKYQGVRLGAGIKLNEKFNKTFSPDGYFGYGFKDHTWKYGLGLDVKLSSKRTSVFRIEYVDDVFATGRFSNTMWDMMMKVNDINLDLHNANFYKNQKWGASYLYDLSNSLSMKIAVNKEKQQALFDYQYKNLGNQFDNTSATLSFKFSPNDKNIMTPSGKYTYEKSFPQVYMNFEKGFETLGGNLDYFRADALIIHQFRSKLGYTNIKVFGGISSGTAPIWKNFEIAGQNDANPDKWYSSLNTPNNLAFATMPSGAFFADKFVAFKVSQNLPFRFKTLGKNYSNIELEYQAGIGNMKDRTDHQFEYRVLDHYYQEAGLIWNRFLGTSFGVGISYRLGYYQTSQFKDNVGLKIRFSVL from the coding sequence ATGACAAAACTATTATCTACTCTATTTTTATTCTTTTCAGCACTCGTTTTCAGTCAGAGTGAAATAAAAGTTTTCAATAAAGTCAGTAAACAGCCCGTTCATAATGCGGCGGTGTATTGTGATGATGATCTTTTGGGAAAAACAGATTTCAACGGACATTTATCCTTTAAAACAAAATGTAAAAAGGTTGAGATCCTTGCCAGTAATTTTGAAGATGCCTTGGCAGATGTCAAAAAATCGATGGAAGTTCAGATGCAGCCCTTATCTGAAAAAATGGACAATATCGACCGCGTGGTAATTCAGGATAAGAGTGATCCGAGCGCGTTGAGGATTTTAGATGAGGTGAACAAAAGAGCTAAAGAAAATTCGCCAAAATCTCTGGATTCGTACAATTTCAAATCGTATACTAAATTTTCGATTGATGTAGATAAAGATTCTATTGATGCTTATAAAGGCTTTTTAGCTATTAGAAAAGATTCACTTTCAAAGGTGACTCAAAAAGATTTTAAGCAGAAAGAAAGTCAGAAGAAAGATTCGCTGATTAATGAAGATTTCATCAATGCTTCCGAAGAAAGTCAGATGTTTTTATGGGAAAAAGCAACTGAATATAAATTCTCACAGAAGTTCGGTGAAAAAACCAATATCATTGATAACCGAATGTCTGGTTTTAAAAATCCTATTTATGAAGCTTTGGCAATTAATATTTCCAATTTAGACCGAGTTCCGAGACAGCTAAGACCAGAGAACAGGAAGTTATTTAATTTTTATCTTTCCGATACCTTACAGCTTGACGGCAGAAAAACATATGTGATTAAATTTAAAGAAATTAAAGACAAGAAAAAGCAGAATCCTAGGAAATTCAACGGGAAAATCTATGTAGATTCTGAGACTTATGCCTTAAAAAAGTTTGAAAGTGCCAACAAAAAACGAAACGAAGGCGACATCGTTTCAGTCTGGAAACCCATTAATGGAAAATGGTTTCTGGATTATGAAGATATTAAGCTGAAAATGGGTGACCAAACTTTTAATACTTCTAAAAAAGACAGCGTAAAAACGGATACTTTGAAGAAAGGTCAGCATCTCAGCGACAGACAAAAATACAACCGCAAGACCTTTGGAAATTATCTGTACGTAAAAAACCGCTTCTTCGATTTTGATTTTAATGAAGAGCAAAAAGCAGCCGACTTCAAAGGATATTCTCTCGAAATGAAAAACTCAGACGGCAGCTTGCTTCAACAATACAGAACAGACAGTCTGACGGCACGAGAAAGCGCAACCTATACGAAAATCGACAGCTTTGTAGAGAAACATGATTTTGAGAAAAAGCTGGGATTTTTAACCCAATTGATGCGGGGAAATGTCCGTTATAAAATGATTGATTTTGACATAGCCAAGTTGTTCAGTTATGACAAATATCAAGGCGTACGTTTAGGTGCAGGCATCAAACTGAATGAGAAATTCAACAAAACATTTTCTCCGGACGGATATTTCGGGTACGGATTCAAAGATCACACCTGGAAATACGGTTTAGGTTTAGATGTAAAACTTTCTTCTAAAAGAACTTCTGTTTTCAGAATTGAGTATGTAGACGACGTTTTTGCGACCGGAAGATTTAGCAATACGATGTGGGATATGATGATGAAAGTGAATGATATTAACCTTGATCTTCACAATGCCAATTTCTATAAAAATCAGAAATGGGGAGCGTCTTATCTCTATGATCTGTCGAATTCTTTAAGCATGAAAATTGCGGTGAATAAAGAAAAGCAACAGGCTCTTTTCGATTATCAATATAAAAATCTGGGTAACCAATTCGATAATACAAGCGCTACCCTATCGTTTAAATTCTCTCCGAATGACAAAAATATCATGACGCCAAGCGGAAAATACACCTATGAAAAAAGCTTTCCTCAAGTGTATATGAATTTTGAAAAAGGATTTGAAACGCTGGGTGGAAATTTAGATTATTTCAGAGCTGATGCGTTGATTATTCACCAATTCAGATCAAAATTGGGATATACTAATATCAAAGTTTTCGGAGGTATTTCTTCGGGAACCGCACCCATCTGGAAAAATTTTGAAATTGCCGGACAAAATGATGCCAACCCCGACAAATGGTATTCCAGCCTTAATACACCAAACAATTTAGCATTTGCAACCATGCCTTCAGGAGCTTTCTTTGCTGATAAATTTGTCGCTTTTAAAGTTTCGCAAAATCTACCTTTCCGATTTAAAACGCTGGGTAAAAATTACTCCAATATCGAGCTTGAATATCAGGCGGGAATAGGAAATATGAAGGACAGAACCGACCATCAGTTTGAATACCGTGTACTGGATCATTATTACCAGGAAGCCGGACTGATCTGGAACCGATTTTTAGGAACAAGTTTCGGTGTGGGAATTTCTTATCGACTAGGATATTATCAAACTTCGCAGTTTAAAGATAATGTTGGTTTGAAAATACGATTTAGTGTGCTTTAA
- the msrB gene encoding peptide-methionine (R)-S-oxide reductase MsrB produces MKNILILLGMFLGIAVFATSCGDAKQKSTDSKKENETIMDTKNVKEVYFAGGCFWGTEHFFQQIRGVVGTEVGYANGNKTNPTYEEVISHTTGFAETVKVKYDPEQVDLKLLVDLYFKTIDPTSLNKQGNDRGDQYRTGIYSTDKATEAIIKEEVQKLAKNYNKPVLVETIPLKNFYKAEDYHQDYLDKNPGGYCHIEPGLFEMAKNANPLPKKQNKEMKYQKQDKTALKKELTSEQYRVTQENGTERAFQNEYWDETREGIYVDITTGEPLFISTDKFESGCGWPSFSKPITKKLIEEKLDRSAGMTRVEVRSKTGDAHLGHVFNDGPEDKGGLRYCINSASLKFIPKAEMEQKGYGEYISLLAKK; encoded by the coding sequence ATGAAAAATATATTAATATTACTCGGAATGTTTCTGGGAATAGCAGTATTCGCAACGAGTTGCGGAGATGCGAAACAAAAATCTACAGATAGTAAAAAAGAAAATGAGACCATTATGGATACTAAAAATGTAAAAGAAGTTTATTTTGCAGGTGGATGTTTTTGGGGAACAGAGCACTTTTTTCAACAAATTCGTGGCGTGGTAGGAACGGAAGTAGGGTATGCCAACGGAAATAAAACCAATCCGACTTATGAAGAGGTAATCAGCCATACCACAGGTTTCGCGGAAACAGTAAAAGTGAAATACGACCCTGAGCAAGTGGATTTAAAACTTCTGGTCGATCTTTATTTTAAAACAATTGACCCAACAAGTTTAAACAAACAGGGAAATGACAGAGGAGATCAATATAGAACAGGAATTTATTCAACCGATAAAGCAACAGAAGCTATTATAAAAGAGGAAGTTCAGAAACTGGCAAAAAATTATAACAAACCGGTTTTAGTAGAAACCATTCCGTTGAAAAATTTCTATAAAGCGGAAGATTATCATCAGGATTATCTGGATAAAAATCCGGGAGGCTATTGCCACATCGAACCAGGATTATTTGAAATGGCAAAAAATGCTAATCCGCTTCCTAAAAAGCAAAATAAAGAAATGAAATATCAAAAACAGGATAAAACAGCGTTAAAAAAAGAATTGACTTCTGAGCAATACCGAGTAACTCAGGAAAATGGTACAGAAAGAGCGTTTCAAAATGAATATTGGGACGAAACAAGAGAAGGAATTTATGTGGATATTACTACAGGAGAACCTTTATTTATTTCAACCGATAAGTTTGAATCAGGTTGTGGATGGCCAAGTTTTTCAAAACCAATCACAAAGAAATTGATTGAAGAAAAACTAGATCGATCTGCCGGAATGACAAGAGTGGAGGTAAGAAGTAAAACAGGAGATGCCCATTTGGGACACGTTTTCAACGACGGACCTGAAGACAAAGGCGGACTTCGTTATTGTATCAATTCCGCATCATTGAAATTTATCCCAAAAGCTGAAATGGAACAGAAAGGGTACGGAGAATATATTTCTCTTTTAGCCAAGAAATAA
- the alaS gene encoding alanine--tRNA ligase, which yields MTSQEIRQKFLDYFKSKGHLIVPSAPIVLKDDPTLMFNNSGMAQFKDFFLGYKTPTAPRIADTQKCLRVSGKHNDLDDVGRDTYHHTMFEMLGNWSFGDYFKKDAIAFAWELLTEVYGIPKENLYVTIFEGDASENLDRDQDAYDFWKSHISEDRIINGNKKDNFWEMGESGPCGPCSEIHIDLRSEEEKAKVPGITRVNQDDPQVVEVWNLVFMEFNRKADKSLEKLPAQHVDTGMGFERLCMALQSKISNYDTDVFTPLIAKVEELSGKKYTGVLEDEKDIAIRVVVDHIRAVSFAIADGQLPSNGGAGYVIRRILRRGISYAYRFLDMKEPFLYQLVAVLQEQMGKFFPELEKQGTLVTEVIKSEEESFLKTIENGLIRVEKLIQQTISENKKVLPTKEVFELYDTYGFPDDLTRIIAEEKGLTIDEEGFKAEREIQRKRSQDDSAQKVYDWVTLEERDENFVGYDQLESETYITRYRKVENKDGEFYQVVLSESPFYPEGGGQIGDKGVIENAAESFEVLDTKKENGLIISLISGLPKDAGALFYAKVNVTDRKNSQANHSVTHLLHEALREVLGTHVEQKGSYVGPDYLRFDFSHFNKMTEEELTLVEDKVNQKIKESIALQEFRNIPIQEAFDKGATGLFGEKYGDYVRMIQFASSMELCGGTHVKNTSEIGHFKIVSESSAAAGIRRIEAISGDQSAEYFKNLEKQITELSQLLKSKDVVKSIEKLISENSALKSEVEAFKKEKAKGEIGDWKGAYEQKGDKLLLVKRTSLDAGSVKDIVFQLKKEIPTSITIILSDADGKPMITVGVSDDLAGIYQAGALIKELAKEIQGGGGGNPGFATAGGKNLDGLENAYQKALNI from the coding sequence ATGACATCACAAGAGATACGTCAGAAATTTTTAGACTATTTTAAAAGTAAAGGTCACTTGATCGTTCCTTCGGCACCAATTGTGCTGAAAGACGACCCTACCTTAATGTTTAATAACTCCGGAATGGCACAGTTCAAGGATTTTTTCCTGGGCTACAAAACGCCTACCGCCCCAAGAATTGCCGATACTCAGAAATGTCTTAGAGTTTCCGGTAAACATAACGATTTGGATGATGTGGGTAGAGATACTTACCACCATACGATGTTTGAAATGTTGGGAAACTGGTCTTTTGGTGATTATTTTAAAAAAGATGCTATTGCTTTTGCCTGGGAATTGTTGACGGAAGTATACGGAATTCCAAAAGAAAATTTATATGTTACGATTTTCGAAGGTGATGCTTCTGAAAATTTAGACAGAGATCAGGATGCTTACGATTTCTGGAAATCTCACATTTCTGAAGACCGAATTATCAACGGAAACAAAAAAGATAATTTCTGGGAAATGGGTGAAAGCGGACCATGCGGACCGTGCTCAGAAATCCACATCGATCTTAGATCTGAAGAAGAAAAAGCAAAAGTTCCGGGAATTACAAGAGTAAATCAAGATGATCCACAAGTTGTGGAAGTCTGGAACCTGGTATTCATGGAATTCAACAGAAAAGCGGACAAATCGTTGGAAAAACTTCCTGCACAACACGTGGATACAGGAATGGGCTTCGAGCGTCTTTGTATGGCACTTCAAAGCAAAATTTCAAATTATGATACAGACGTTTTCACGCCATTAATTGCTAAAGTTGAAGAACTTTCTGGCAAAAAATATACGGGTGTTTTAGAAGATGAAAAAGATATTGCCATCCGTGTAGTGGTAGACCACATCAGAGCGGTTTCTTTCGCTATTGCAGACGGACAATTACCTTCCAACGGAGGTGCGGGTTACGTCATCAGAAGAATTTTAAGAAGAGGAATTTCTTACGCTTACAGATTCTTAGATATGAAAGAGCCATTCCTTTATCAATTGGTGGCTGTTCTTCAGGAGCAAATGGGTAAATTCTTCCCGGAATTGGAGAAACAGGGAACTTTGGTTACGGAAGTGATTAAAAGCGAAGAAGAATCTTTCTTAAAAACTATTGAAAACGGATTAATTCGAGTTGAAAAATTAATTCAGCAAACGATTTCTGAAAACAAAAAAGTTTTACCAACAAAAGAAGTTTTCGAATTATATGATACTTATGGTTTTCCAGATGATTTAACGAGAATTATCGCTGAAGAAAAAGGATTAACAATCGACGAAGAAGGTTTTAAAGCTGAAAGAGAGATCCAAAGAAAACGTTCTCAGGATGATTCTGCTCAGAAAGTTTACGATTGGGTAACGCTGGAAGAAAGAGACGAAAATTTCGTTGGTTACGATCAACTTGAATCTGAAACTTATATTACAAGATACAGAAAAGTAGAAAATAAAGACGGAGAATTTTATCAGGTCGTATTGAGCGAATCACCTTTCTATCCGGAAGGTGGTGGGCAAATCGGGGATAAAGGAGTTATTGAAAATGCTGCGGAAAGCTTCGAAGTATTAGATACTAAAAAGGAAAACGGTTTGATTATTTCTTTAATCAGCGGACTTCCGAAAGATGCGGGTGCCCTTTTCTATGCTAAAGTAAATGTAACCGACAGAAAAAATTCTCAGGCAAACCACTCTGTAACCCACTTGTTGCATGAAGCATTAAGAGAAGTTTTGGGAACTCACGTTGAGCAAAAAGGTTCTTATGTTGGTCCGGATTATCTGCGTTTTGACTTCTCTCATTTCAATAAAATGACGGAGGAAGAATTGACATTGGTTGAAGATAAAGTGAACCAGAAGATCAAAGAAAGCATCGCTTTACAGGAATTCAGAAATATCCCGATTCAGGAAGCTTTTGATAAAGGAGCAACCGGACTTTTCGGTGAAAAATATGGTGATTATGTGAGAATGATCCAATTCGCAAGTTCAATGGAACTTTGCGGTGGAACTCACGTGAAAAATACCAGTGAAATCGGCCATTTCAAAATTGTTTCTGAAAGTTCTGCAGCAGCGGGAATCAGAAGAATTGAAGCTATCTCTGGAGATCAATCTGCTGAATATTTCAAAAATTTAGAAAAGCAAATTACTGAGCTTTCTCAATTATTGAAATCTAAAGATGTTGTAAAATCTATCGAGAAATTAATCTCAGAAAACTCAGCACTAAAATCAGAAGTTGAAGCCTTCAAAAAAGAGAAAGCAAAAGGCGAAATCGGCGACTGGAAAGGTGCTTATGAGCAAAAAGGTGATAAATTACTTTTAGTGAAAAGAACTTCTTTAGATGCTGGTTCAGTAAAAGATATCGTTTTTCAGTTGAAGAAGGAAATCCCAACTTCGATCACGATTATCTTATCAGACGCAGACGGAAAACCAATGATTACCGTTGGAGTTTCAGATGATTTGGCCGGAATTTATCAGGCAGGGGCATTGATTAAAGAGTTAGCAAAAGAAATCCAAGGCGGCGGAGGCGGAAACCCAGGTTTCGCTACAGCTGGAGGAAAAAACCTTGACGGGTTGGAAAATGCTTATCAGAAAGCTTTGAATATTTAA
- a CDS encoding sigma-70 family RNA polymerase sigma factor has translation MTKNETIKNWINQYSEGLLRRAVYLLSDKTEAEDVVQEVFIAAFSSYDSFEGKSAPLTWLMTILNRKVADFYRKKYKSEPNINLDHFFDENGSWRNDDVLNNWDASHKETELLDNQDFNKTLEECIEDLPSRWKIPMKMYYLEEKKAPEVSQELNISTTNLWKVLQRSRMQLRECLEINWFAKS, from the coding sequence ATGACAAAAAACGAAACAATCAAAAACTGGATCAATCAATATTCAGAAGGGTTGCTGAGACGGGCGGTGTATCTGCTTTCGGATAAAACTGAGGCAGAAGATGTGGTTCAGGAGGTTTTTATTGCTGCTTTTTCGTCATATGATTCTTTTGAAGGGAAAAGCGCGCCTCTTACCTGGCTGATGACGATTTTAAACAGAAAGGTTGCCGATTTTTATCGAAAGAAATATAAGTCTGAACCGAATATAAATCTTGATCACTTTTTTGACGAAAACGGTTCGTGGAGAAATGACGATGTTTTGAATAATTGGGACGCTTCCCATAAGGAAACCGAACTTTTAGACAATCAGGATTTTAATAAAACTTTAGAAGAGTGTATCGAAGATTTGCCGTCCAGATGGAAAATTCCCATGAAAATGTATTATCTTGAAGAAAAAAAAGCACCCGAAGTGAGTCAGGAACTGAATATTTCGACGACTAATCTTTGGAAGGTTTTGCAGCGGAGCCGGATGCAGTTGAGAGAATGCCTGGAGATTAACTGGTTTGCAAAGTCATAA
- a CDS encoding outer membrane protein assembly factor BamB family protein: MSKVWLLTIILLLFSCKESQKTDFEKRHALIVNINSKENLLAYSYWKNNDYAIKIEDLNNNKIIYSTKIQNASFTVPRINNDKLYFPESNYMFACVDYKTKKTIWKLPTKGRLREFQIVKNDIIIASVNLYGLVVINANKGKIIYELLLHSDKNCQVDSAPRPIDFDEKYFYVTNFNCSSVAAYEITTGKEVWSKKENNTTFSSLIVAGKYLFVGSNITIENPKDGEISLLEAETGKVVFKQKSSFDLFTSPILYQNKIFFHTYESSLNEFDINRKTLKTVLKFNDHNDLISNTIFKINNTLYFQDLKYNINKTDLNTFQTEIVEKGRKGLLGVYKVNDKIKFVY; this comes from the coding sequence ATGAGCAAAGTTTGGCTTCTAACGATTATTTTACTTTTATTTTCTTGTAAAGAATCTCAAAAAACAGATTTTGAGAAACGTCATGCTCTTATCGTTAATATCAATTCTAAGGAAAATTTACTTGCTTATTCTTATTGGAAAAACAATGATTATGCTATAAAAATAGAAGATTTAAACAATAATAAAATCATTTACTCAACCAAAATTCAAAACGCTAGTTTTACCGTGCCGAGAATTAATAATGATAAATTATATTTTCCTGAATCCAATTATATGTTTGCCTGTGTAGATTACAAAACAAAAAAAACTATTTGGAAATTACCAACAAAAGGACGATTAAGAGAGTTTCAGATTGTAAAAAACGACATTATTATTGCAAGTGTTAATTTGTACGGACTAGTTGTTATCAATGCAAATAAAGGTAAAATCATATATGAATTATTACTACATTCTGATAAAAATTGTCAGGTGGATTCTGCTCCCCGCCCAATTGATTTTGATGAAAAATATTTCTACGTCACAAACTTCAATTGCTCTTCAGTTGCAGCTTATGAAATTACCACAGGAAAGGAGGTTTGGAGTAAAAAAGAAAACAATACAACTTTCTCCAGCCTAATTGTTGCTGGCAAATATCTTTTTGTAGGAAGTAATATTACGATTGAAAATCCTAAAGATGGTGAAATTTCATTATTAGAAGCTGAAACAGGAAAAGTAGTTTTTAAACAGAAATCATCTTTTGATCTATTTACGAGTCCTATTTTGTATCAAAATAAAATTTTCTTTCACACGTATGAATCATCATTAAATGAATTTGATATTAATCGGAAGACTTTAAAAACCGTGCTTAAATTCAATGACCATAATGATTTGATTTCCAACACAATTTTCAAGATAAATAATACATTATATTTTCAGGATCTCAAGTATAATATCAATAAAACTGATTTAAATACATTTCAAACAGAGATTGTAGAAAAAGGTAGAAAAGGATTATTAGGAGTTTATAAAGTAAATGATAAAATTAAATTTGTCTATTAA
- a CDS encoding DUF417 family protein, whose product MDGTTSITRSQFSTYRLGYYVSLVGTVIVLLWIGIFKFTPTEAQGIKPLIENHFLTFFVYKFTSVQAVSNAIGAIEIIIAVLLLFSVKFAFLRKCTGIGMIGTFLVTLSYLFTTPGVWKVVDGVPVTDFFILKDLMFLGFGLMILNGKNEYR is encoded by the coding sequence ATGGACGGAACTACATCAATCACAAGAAGTCAATTTTCGACGTACAGATTAGGATATTATGTCTCACTTGTCGGGACGGTAATTGTTTTGCTCTGGATCGGGATTTTCAAATTTACCCCTACGGAGGCGCAAGGAATAAAACCTCTTATCGAAAACCATTTTCTCACTTTTTTCGTATATAAATTTACAAGCGTTCAGGCAGTGTCAAATGCTATCGGAGCGATAGAAATTATCATTGCAGTGCTATTACTATTTAGTGTGAAATTTGCATTTCTCAGGAAGTGCACCGGAATCGGGATGATCGGCACTTTTCTCGTTACCCTAAGTTATTTATTTACAACGCCGGGCGTTTGGAAAGTGGTGGATGGAGTTCCCGTAACAGATTTTTTCATCTTGAAAGACCTGATGTTTTTGGGATTTGGTTTAATGATTTTAAATGGAAAAAATGAATACAGATAA
- a CDS encoding ABC transporter ATP-binding protein yields MEKILSVKNLTKKFKRVVVNNISFDVEKGNVYGLLGPNGSGKSTTFGMLLSTINPTSGDWYWFGKKGTDSDTLKKIGAIIEQPNFYPYLSAETNLKIVAEIKGTPYQRIDEVLTTVGLIERKKDTFKTFSLGMKQRLAIASALLNNPEVLILDEPTNGLDPEGIIQIRDIINDIAKKGITIIIASHLLDEIEKICSHVIVLKEGNSIYCGRVDEMTSNNGYFELKADNNTALLNALSDLQWFTAINQEGEMIKAQIRDDASISASALNQKLAEKGIYLSHLTKKKLSLESQFLELVKNTN; encoded by the coding sequence ATGGAAAAAATATTATCAGTAAAGAATCTGACCAAAAAATTCAAGAGAGTTGTTGTCAACAATATTTCTTTTGATGTAGAAAAGGGAAATGTCTACGGACTTTTGGGCCCGAACGGAAGCGGAAAATCTACCACTTTCGGAATGCTCCTTTCAACGATTAACCCGACAAGCGGTGATTGGTACTGGTTTGGGAAAAAGGGAACGGATTCTGACACACTGAAAAAAATCGGAGCTATTATCGAGCAACCTAATTTCTATCCTTATTTAAGTGCCGAAACCAACCTTAAAATTGTTGCTGAAATAAAGGGAACTCCTTACCAAAGAATCGACGAAGTTTTAACAACAGTTGGGCTTATAGAAAGAAAAAAAGATACCTTCAAAACTTTTTCTTTAGGAATGAAACAACGTTTGGCGATTGCTTCTGCCCTGTTGAATAATCCTGAAGTTCTTATTTTGGACGAACCAACCAATGGTCTTGATCCTGAAGGGATTATACAAATTCGAGATATCATTAATGATATTGCCAAAAAGGGGATTACCATAATTATCGCCAGCCATTTACTGGATGAAATTGAAAAGATATGCAGCCACGTAATTGTGTTAAAAGAAGGAAATTCTATCTATTGCGGAAGAGTGGACGAAATGACTTCAAACAATGGTTATTTTGAGTTAAAAGCAGATAATAATACTGCCCTTTTAAACGCTTTGTCAGACTTGCAATGGTTTACGGCCATCAATCAGGAGGGTGAAATGATCAAAGCACAAATTCGTGACGATGCTTCGATTTCAGCTTCAGCATTAAATCAGAAACTGGCAGAAAAAGGCATTTATTTATCGCATTTAACGAAGAAAAAACTGTCTTTAGAATCTCAATTCCTTGAACTTGTAAAAAACACAAACTAA
- a CDS encoding ABC transporter permease yields the protein MIKLLKLEYYKNLNYKPFKIFTILYFLILIALLFVGLVDFDLFGGTVNLKEEGIYNFPQIWNFTTWIVALLKIFLGLIIVFSISQEFSNRMFKQNTIDGLSRKEFITSKLLTIGVFTTISTLIVFVITMFLGYQYSNTTESAKVTEELFFIGNYFVKLFTFFCFLMFLSILLRKSVFVFLGFFVFWILESILSAVEVFSKVSGTQSVERNEILQNDFFFSHILPLESMSSLIPNPIMRLKAAQLLGAKYEFHYPTESLIACLVWCGIFIFASYWILKKRDW from the coding sequence ATGATAAAACTATTAAAACTAGAATATTATAAAAATCTGAATTACAAACCATTCAAGATTTTCACAATCCTGTATTTCCTCATTTTAATTGCCTTGCTTTTCGTTGGATTGGTTGATTTTGATCTTTTCGGAGGAACCGTTAATCTGAAAGAAGAAGGAATTTATAATTTCCCACAAATCTGGAATTTCACGACATGGATTGTTGCCTTGCTTAAAATTTTCCTGGGATTGATTATTGTTTTCTCTATTTCACAGGAGTTTAGCAACCGAATGTTTAAACAGAATACTATCGACGGATTAAGCAGAAAAGAATTTATCACCTCAAAGCTTTTAACCATAGGGGTTTTCACGACCATTTCCACGTTAATTGTATTTGTGATCACCATGTTTCTAGGATATCAGTATTCCAACACCACAGAGTCGGCAAAAGTAACGGAAGAGCTGTTTTTCATCGGAAACTATTTTGTAAAACTGTTTACTTTCTTTTGCTTCTTAATGTTTTTATCTATTTTACTGAGAAAATCGGTCTTTGTATTCCTAGGATTTTTTGTTTTCTGGATTTTGGAGAGCATACTGTCTGCGGTAGAAGTCTTCTCAAAAGTTAGCGGAACGCAAAGTGTAGAAAGAAACGAAATTCTTCAAAATGATTTTTTCTTCAGTCATATTTTACCTTTAGAAAGTATGTCGAGCTTAATTCCCAATCCTATTATGCGACTGAAAGCAGCACAATTGTTGGGCGCAAAGTATGAATTCCACTACCCTACAGAAAGTTTAATCGCCTGTTTAGTTTGGTGTGGAATCTTTATTTTTGCTTCTTACTGGATCTTGAAAAAAAGAGATTGGTAG